Proteins encoded by one window of Microcebus murinus isolate Inina chromosome 2, M.murinus_Inina_mat1.0, whole genome shotgun sequence:
- the LOC105873633 gene encoding proproteinase E-like, whose amino-acid sequence MLWLLSSLLSVALATAHVQPAYKPGSRVVNGEDAVPYSWPWQISLQYERDGAFYHTCGGTLIAVDWVMTAGHCISSSLTYRVVLGEYDQSEEEGSEQVIPINNEDIFVHPGWNSNCVSCGNDIALIKLSKSAQLGDAVQVATLPPAGDILPNEEPCYITGWGRLYTNGPLPDKLQQALLPVVDYEHCSQWTWWGFSVRKTMVCAGGDIRSGCNGDSGGPLNCPATDGTWEVHGVTSFVSARGCNTLKKPTVFTRVSAFIDWIEETIASH is encoded by the exons ATGCTCTGGCTGCTGAGCTCCCTCTTATCTGTGGCTCTTG CCACAGCCCATGTCCAACCTGCCTACAAGCCCGGCAGCCGAGTTGTCAATGGTGAGGATGCAGTCCCCTACAGCTGGCCCTGGCAG ATCTCCCTACAGTATGAGCGTGACGGAGCCTTCTACCACACCTGTGGCGGCACCCTCATCGCCGTGGACTGGGTCATGACTGCGGGTCACTGCATCTC GAGCTCCCTGACCTACCGGGTGGTGCTGGGCGAGTACGACCAGTCTGAGGAGGAGGGCTCCGAGCAGGTGATCCCCATCAACAATGAGGACATCTTCGTGCACCCTGGCTGGAACTCCAACTGCGTGAGCTGCGG CAATGACATCGCCCTCATCAAGCTCTCGAAAAGCGCCCAGCTGGGAGACGCTGTCCAGGTTGCCACCCTCCCCCCGGCTGGTGACATCCTGCCCAACGAGGAGCCCTGCTACATCACCGGCTGGGGCCGTCTCTATA CCAACGGGCCACTCCCCGACAAGCTGCAGCAGGCCCTGCTGCCCGTGGTGGACTATGAGCACTGCTCCCAGTGGACCTGGTGGGGCTTCAGTGTGAGGAAGACCATGGTGTGTGCCGGTGGGGACATCCGCTCCGGCTGCAAT GGTGACTCTGGAGGACCCCTCAACTGCCCTGCGACAGATGGCACCTGGGAGGTCCATGGTGTGACCAGCTTTGTTTCTGCACGAGGCTGCAACACCCTCAAAAAGCCCACGGTGTTCACGCGTGTGTCAGCCTTCATTGACTGGATCGAGGAG ACCATAGCGAGCCACTAG